In the genome of Hydrogenophaga sp. PBL-H3, the window ACAACATCGCCGACGGCAAACGCCGCGAGAAAGTACCGACGTTCGTGCGCGAGTTTGCCCACGCGGCCATCGATGCCGGTGCGGACATTTACGTGGCGCATGGCTGGCACTGGACGCTGGGCATCGAGATCTACAAAGGCAAGCCCATCATCTACGGCACCGGCAACTTCTTTGCCCAATCCGAATTCATCCGTCGCGTGCCCTACGACAGCTACGAGAGCTGGGGCCACGACATGGATCGCCTGCCCACGCTCAACCCGGCCGACCATCCGTTGCATCCGGGCCTGGACACCCATAACGAAGCGTGGTGGACGTCGGCCTTGATGGGCCTTGAGATGAAGGATGGCCAGTTCGTGAGCATGACCTTGCACCCCGTGGAAATGGGTCGCACGGCCCGTGAAGGCACCATCACGCGCCAGACCGGGCAAGGGGATCACGCCTTGACCGACGGTCGTCCGCTGCTCGCAACGGGCGAGACCGCCGAGCGTGCGCTGGGTCGCATCCAGCGTCTGTCGAAGAACTTTGGCACGGAAGTGACCATCGAGAACGGTGTCGGTGTCATTCGCTTCTGAGACTGAAACAATCCTGAGTCAGGAGGACTTTCATGTCACAGAAGCTTGCGATGCAAGAGGTCCCGGGGGCGCTCGCCCTGGAGGTGACCGATCTTACGGTGGCATTCGAGAAGCAGGGACGCCGCGTGGAGGTGGTCTCCGGGGTCTCTTTTTCGATTGCTGCAGGCCGCACACTCGGCGTGGTGGGTGAGAGCGGTTGTGGCAAGACCATGACCTCACTGGCCGTCATGGGCCTCACGCCCGCCCACGGCCTGGTGTCGGGCTCCATCCGGTTGGCTGGTCAGGAAATGGTGGGTGCTCCCGAGCGGGTCTGGGAAGACAGCCGGGGCGCCCGGGCCGCCATGGTGTTCCAGGAGCCGATGAGCGCGCTCAACCCTGTCATGACCATCGGTCGCCAGATTGCCGAAGTGTTGGTCCGGCACCGACGCATGCGTTGGCGCGAGGCGCATGAACATGCGGTGGAGGCGCTGGCCTCGGTGGGCATTCCTTCGCCGGGCTTGCGAGCGAAGGACTATCCGCACCGGCTTTCTGGTGGCATGCGCCAGCGCGCGATGATCGCCATTGCGTTGGCGTGCCGGCCCGCCGTGCTGGTGGCGGACGAACCCACCACGGCGTTGGACGTGACGATCCAGGCACAGGTGCTCGACCTGATGGTCGAGATGCAGGAGCGCCTGGGCATGGCCATCCAGTTCATCAGCCACAACCTCGCGGTGATCTCCGAGATCGCCGACGAGATCGTGGTGATGTACGCCGGCAAGGTGGTGGAGAAGGCGCAGGCCGACGACCTATTCAACGCGCCCTTGCACCCCTATACCCGCGGCCTGATCGAAACGCTGCCCGATCCCCAGCGCCGCGTGGCTCGCCTGCCGGTGATTCCGGGTGCGGTGCCGAAACTGGATGTCGATTTCCAGGGGTGTCGATTCGCGGGACGGTGCAGGCTGGCCGACGATCACTGCCGCGCCGTGTCCCCCTCTCTGGAATTGCACGGAGCGGGCCACTGGGTGGCTTGCCACAAGGTGGACGTATGAGTGTTTTGCTGGATATCGATTCGATGTGCGTTCACTTCAAGGTGGGCGCCGGTTTGCTGCGGCCGGGGAAAACCCTGCGCGCGGTGGAGAAGGTGAGCCTGACGATCGGCGAGAACGAAACGCTGGCGCTGGTGGGGGAGAGCGGAAGCGGCAAGACCACGCTCGGTCGTGTCGTGGCCGGGCTTGAAAAGCCCACGCAAGGGCGGGTGCACTTCCGTGGCGAGCAGATCCGCTCGACGGGCAAGATCCAGATGGTCTTCCAGGACCCCTTTTCCGCGCTCGACCCGCGCATGCTGGTGGGCGACATCGTGGCCGAGCCCCTGCGCCTGCTGCGCGAGGGCACGGCGCAGGAACGGCGCGAACGCGTGCGGACCATGATCGATCAAGTCCGTTTGCCTGCCGATGCCGCCGACCGTTATCCGCATGAGTTCTCCGGCGGACAGCGTCAGCGCATCGCCATCGCACGCGCCCTGATCTCCAACCCGGAACTGATCGTGGCCGACGAGCCCCTCTCGGCGCTGGACGTCTCGATCCAGAGCCAGGTGCTCAACCTGATCATGGACCTCAAGGACAGCCGCAAGCTGGCCTTGCTGTTTGTCAGCCACGACCTCGCGGTGGTGCATCACATTGCCGACCGCGTGGCGGTGCTGTACCTGGGTCGTCTGGTCGAGATCGCCGGTCGCGACGAGCTGTTCTCCAGGCCCAGCCATCCCTACACCAGGGCGTTGCTCGATGCGGCTCCGCGCATCGGTGCGCGCCGCGTGCGCGGAGCGTCGACCTTGAAGGGAGAAATCCCCAGCCCCATCAACCCGCCATCGGGTTGCGTCTTCCACACCCGTTGCCCCAAGGCCACCGATATCTGTCGCAGCGTGGAGCCCGTGCTCGAAGCGTTGCCCGGGCGGTCTGGTCAATGGGCCGCTTGTCACTTCAAGGAGTAGTGCCATGAGCAGCTATAGCCTACGTCGCACCGCCCAGGCATTGCTTGTGGCCCTGATCATGTCGTTCGCCCTGTACAACATGATTTCGCTGCTACCCGGTGACCCGGTGGACCTGATGCTGGAGGGCAACCCTTCACTCACCCCTGAGCTCGTGGCGCAAATGCGCAAGCTCCACGGGGTCGATCAGCCCGTGCTCACGCGCTACTGGAGCTGGCTGAGCGGACTGGCCGCGGGGGATATGGGTTACTCCAACACCCACTTCAAGCCGGTCTCCGATGTGCTGACGCCCGCGTTGGTGCAGACCTCCAAGCTGATGATCCTGACCTTCGTCATCAGCGTGAGCGCGTCACTCGTGCTGGGCTGCATTGCCGCCATGAAACCCGGAGGGTGGGCCGACAACGTGATCAGCTTCGTGGCCTTTGCCTGCATTTCGTCACCGGCCTTCTGGGTCGCGCTCATCTTTCTCATGGTGTTCGCCGTCAAGCTGCAGTGGGTGCCGGCCACCGCCACGGCACTGGACCCGAGCATGGGGTTCATGCAGGAGCTGCGCTATTTGGTGCTGCCTGTGTTGACGCTCACGCTCTTCAGCATGGGTCAGTACATACGGTATGTGCGTGCTTCGATGATCGAAACTCTGAACGCCGATTTCATCCGCACCGCCCGAGCCAAGGGCCTGGGCAAATGGACGGTCATCAGCCGCCACGCCTTGCGCAATGCCTTGGTGCCGGTGGTCACGCTCATGGCGCTGAGTTTCGGCTCACTCATGTCGGGCGCGCTGGTGGTGGAGACCATGTTCGGCGTGCAGGGCATGGGCAAGGCGATCTACGACGCCGTCATGCACAAGGACTTCAACGTCGCCATGATCGGCGTGCTTTTTGCCACCCTCATCACCTTGTTTGCCAACCTGGTGGCGGACCTGGCCTACGGCTGGCTTGATCCGAGGATCTCACTCAAATGAACACAACCACCCTCTCTCCCGTGGGCCATGCCGCCCCGCGTTCGATCTGGGCGACCCGCTGGCAGGCGCTCATTCACCACAAACCCGCGGCGATTGCGCTGGTGGTGCTGCTACTGCTGACGGTGTTCTGCTTCAGCGCGCCGCTGTACGGTGCGCTCATGGGGATCGACCCCAACGCATCTGACCTGTTCGAGCGCTACAGCGAGCCTACCGCCAAACACGTGCTCGGTACCGACGAGATCGGCCGTGACGTGCTGTTGCGTCTCATGTACGGCGGACAGATCTCGCTCGCCGTCGGTGTTCTGGCCACACTGTTCGGTGCCGTGATCGGTGTGGCCATCGGCGTGCTCGCGGGTTTTGTGGGTGGCCGCACCGACGCCTTTCTCATGCGCGCGACCGACTGCATGATTGCGCTGCCCCTGGTGCCCTTGCTGGTGGTGATGGCCGCCATCGACCTGAGCAAGCTGGGTGTGCCGCACGACCTGGCGCAAAGCCCGATGGTGTCGTTCTGGCGCATCGTGATCATCATCTCGCTGGTGGACTGGACCACCATCGCGCGCGTCGTCAGGGCCGGAACGCTCACCGTGCGCGGGCAGGACTATGTGCTGTCGGCCCGCGTCAGCGGAGGCAGCGGTCTCTACAACATCCTCACGCACGTGCTGCCCAACGTGGCGACGCCCATCATCGTGGCGTCAACCCTCACGGTGAGCCGTGTCATCCTGCTGGAGTCGACGCTCAGTTTCCTGGGGGTCGGCGTGATGCCGCCCACACCCACGTGGGGCAACATGCTCAACAACGCCCAGGAGCTCGCCACCACGGCGCCCATGCTCGCCGTTTACCCCGGGTTGCTGATCTTCATGACCGTGATCGCGTTCAACTTTCTGGGCGACGGTCTGCGTGTGGCTTTCGATCCGCGCTCCGACCATTGATCGCAGGCACCTGCCCGCGCTTGAACCTAAAAAACGCGAAGGAGACAACGCAATGAAACCGACCCAAGGAGAAGCCTGATGGCATTGGTGGCCCACGCAGAGAAGGCACTGCTCAACCGTTACAGCCCGCATTCGAACGCTAATTCAAGAACGCAGTTCATTGGTGAAGACCGGCACCGGGTCGCGGGCCAACCTGATCCTGCGGCGCTCTTCCCGATCGCCTACCTGGTGGAGCAAGGTCCACACACCACGCTGCGGCCGCATTTCCACGTGGCCGACCAGTTCCAGGTGTTCGTCACCGGCGAGGGCCGGATCGGCGCCCGCCACGCCACCCCGGGCCTGGGGCATTTTGTCGGCCCTTACTCCGGCTATGGCCCCATCGTCGGTGGCGACGCCGGACTGGCGTACATGACCTTGCGCAACGCGTACGACGGTGGCGCCCAGTGGCTGCCCGAACACAGCGCCAGCCTGCGTGCCCAGGGAGTCGCGCGGCGCGAAGCCACGTTCATGGAAAGCCCGCCGACCCTGGCCGAACTGGCGGCTCTGGACGGTGTTGCCTTGGCGGCGCTCATGGAGCCGACCACAGACGGCATGGCCGCCTGGTCGTACAAGCTGCCCCCGAACGCGTCGGTGGTGGGTCCGGCGCCCGGTTCTGGTGGGGGGCAGTTCTGGCTGGTGATGGAAGGCCACATGGTGCATGCGCAAGAAGGCGCCATGCCCAAGCTGTCCTTGGCGTTTGTCTCGCCTGACGAGACCGCTTTCACCGCCCAGGCGGGCGCGAGCGGCCTGCATGTTTTCGTGTTGCAGTTTCCCGTGCGTGCTGCCTCGGCCGCCGCAGGCACCCCGGTGGCTTCGAGCGGGGCGACACGATCGTGAAACTGGCCATTCTGGACGACTACCTCGATGTGGCCCGCCGGCTCGTGGACTGGAGCGCGGTCGAGCGCCGGTGCGAGGTGGTCGTCGTGCACCGGAAACTCAGCGACGACGAGCTGGCGGTTGAACTGGCCGATGTGGACATCGTCTGCACCTTGCGAGAGCGAACGGCATTCCCCGCGTCGTTGCTCGCGCGTTTGCCACAACTCAAATACATCGCCGTCACGGGGATGCGCTACGACTGTGTGGACGTGGCGGCGGCCACTGAGCGCGGAGTCGTGGTCTCAAACTCGGAGGTGACCCGTGGGGGCGGTGGTGTGTCGGAACTGGCATGGGGTCTGGTGATCGCCGCCCTGCGCCACATGGCCCACGACGATGCCGTGATGCGCCGAGGCGGTTGGCAGACCCGGATGGGCACCACGCTGCGAGGCAAGACGCTCGGCATCCTGGGCCTGGGTCGAATCGGCGGCCGCATGGCCGTGTATGCCCAAGCCTTCGAGATGAACGTGCTGGCGTGGAGCCCCAACCTCACGCCCGAGCGGGCCGCAGTGGCCGGCGCGCAGGCCGTGTCGCTGGACGAGCTTCTGCAGAAAAGCGATGTGGTGACGGTTCACCTGCCGCTGGCCGAGCGCACACGAAACCTGATCGGTACGCGCGAGCTCGCGCTGATGCAACCGGACGCGGTGCTGGTGAACACCGCGCGGGCGGCCATCGTCAACGAAGTGGCGCTGATCGATGCGCTGCGCCATCGGCGCATCGGCGTGGCCGGGCTGGATGTGTTCGAGGTCGAGCCTCTGCCGGCCGACCATCCCTTTCGGAGCATGGACAACACCGTGCTCTCCCCGCACATGGGCTACTTCACCCGCGAGATGCTGACC includes:
- a CDS encoding ABC transporter permease — protein: MSSYSLRRTAQALLVALIMSFALYNMISLLPGDPVDLMLEGNPSLTPELVAQMRKLHGVDQPVLTRYWSWLSGLAAGDMGYSNTHFKPVSDVLTPALVQTSKLMILTFVISVSASLVLGCIAAMKPGGWADNVISFVAFACISSPAFWVALIFLMVFAVKLQWVPATATALDPSMGFMQELRYLVLPVLTLTLFSMGQYIRYVRASMIETLNADFIRTARAKGLGKWTVISRHALRNALVPVVTLMALSFGSLMSGALVVETMFGVQGMGKAIYDAVMHKDFNVAMIGVLFATLITLFANLVADLAYGWLDPRISLK
- a CDS encoding ABC transporter permease; translated protein: MNTTTLSPVGHAAPRSIWATRWQALIHHKPAAIALVVLLLLTVFCFSAPLYGALMGIDPNASDLFERYSEPTAKHVLGTDEIGRDVLLRLMYGGQISLAVGVLATLFGAVIGVAIGVLAGFVGGRTDAFLMRATDCMIALPLVPLLVVMAAIDLSKLGVPHDLAQSPMVSFWRIVIIISLVDWTTIARVVRAGTLTVRGQDYVLSARVSGGSGLYNILTHVLPNVATPIIVASTLTVSRVILLESTLSFLGVGVMPPTPTWGNMLNNAQELATTAPMLAVYPGLLIFMTVIAFNFLGDGLRVAFDPRSDH
- a CDS encoding ABC transporter ATP-binding protein; the protein is MSQKLAMQEVPGALALEVTDLTVAFEKQGRRVEVVSGVSFSIAAGRTLGVVGESGCGKTMTSLAVMGLTPAHGLVSGSIRLAGQEMVGAPERVWEDSRGARAAMVFQEPMSALNPVMTIGRQIAEVLVRHRRMRWREAHEHAVEALASVGIPSPGLRAKDYPHRLSGGMRQRAMIAIALACRPAVLVADEPTTALDVTIQAQVLDLMVEMQERLGMAIQFISHNLAVISEIADEIVVMYAGKVVEKAQADDLFNAPLHPYTRGLIETLPDPQRRVARLPVIPGAVPKLDVDFQGCRFAGRCRLADDHCRAVSPSLELHGAGHWVACHKVDV
- a CDS encoding ABC transporter ATP-binding protein; the protein is MSVLLDIDSMCVHFKVGAGLLRPGKTLRAVEKVSLTIGENETLALVGESGSGKTTLGRVVAGLEKPTQGRVHFRGEQIRSTGKIQMVFQDPFSALDPRMLVGDIVAEPLRLLREGTAQERRERVRTMIDQVRLPADAADRYPHEFSGGQRQRIAIARALISNPELIVADEPLSALDVSIQSQVLNLIMDLKDSRKLALLFVSHDLAVVHHIADRVAVLYLGRLVEIAGRDELFSRPSHPYTRALLDAAPRIGARRVRGASTLKGEIPSPINPPSGCVFHTRCPKATDICRSVEPVLEALPGRSGQWAACHFKE
- a CDS encoding D-2-hydroxyacid dehydrogenase family protein; translated protein: MKLAILDDYLDVARRLVDWSAVERRCEVVVVHRKLSDDELAVELADVDIVCTLRERTAFPASLLARLPQLKYIAVTGMRYDCVDVAAATERGVVVSNSEVTRGGGGVSELAWGLVIAALRHMAHDDAVMRRGGWQTRMGTTLRGKTLGILGLGRIGGRMAVYAQAFEMNVLAWSPNLTPERAAVAGAQAVSLDELLQKSDVVTVHLPLAERTRNLIGTRELALMQPDAVLVNTARAAIVNEVALIDALRHRRIGVAGLDVFEVEPLPADHPFRSMDNTVLSPHMGYFTREMLTVYYEDAVQAVLCFLDGQPIRVVNPAVAARMPVA